A section of the Clostridium omnivorum genome encodes:
- a CDS encoding inositol monophosphatase family protein — MEKILCEAIRAAKLAGQKIKELRENRGYKEYLKNGHELVTTADLISDNIIKTELSKAFPEHKFISEESTLENGFIIKEPTWIIDPIDGTVGYANDHYQVAISIAFAINDVVEVGVVHNPFLDETFYAVRGKGAFLNNKKIKVKPVNELKQCVIGTGFPHNKDNIDRIIETLRLILPKIRDIRRLGSPALDICWVACGRLQGFYEEKLFPWDVAAAKLIASEANAAVGHYSIENNSNLPSCLNCYSVIVSSPDIFEELKVILTAAI, encoded by the coding sequence ATGGAGAAAATATTATGTGAAGCAATTCGTGCTGCCAAGCTAGCTGGGCAAAAAATAAAAGAACTTAGGGAAAATAGAGGGTATAAAGAATATTTAAAAAATGGACATGAACTGGTGACAACGGCAGATTTAATATCTGATAATATTATAAAAACAGAGCTTTCTAAAGCTTTTCCTGAGCACAAATTTATATCTGAAGAAAGCACTTTAGAAAATGGCTTTATAATAAAAGAGCCTACATGGATTATTGACCCTATAGATGGAACTGTTGGATATGCAAATGACCATTATCAGGTAGCTATATCTATTGCTTTTGCAATAAATGATGTAGTTGAGGTAGGAGTAGTTCACAATCCTTTTTTAGACGAAACATTCTATGCAGTTAGAGGTAAGGGTGCTTTTTTGAATAATAAAAAAATAAAAGTTAAACCTGTAAATGAATTGAAACAATGTGTTATTGGAACTGGATTTCCTCACAATAAAGATAACATAGACAGAATAATTGAAACGTTAAGATTGATACTTCCTAAGATACGAGATATTAGGAGATTAGGGTCTCCAGCCTTAGATATATGCTGGGTTGCTTGTGGTCGCTTACAAGGATTTTATGAAGAAAAACTATTCCCTTGGGATGTTGCAGCGGCAAAATTGATCGCCTCTGAAGCTAATGCAGCAGTTGGGCACTATAGTATTGAAAATAACTCAAATCTACCAAGTTGTTTAAACTGTTATAGTGTAATTGTTTCAAGTCCTGATATTTTTGAAGAATTGAAAGTAATTTTAACAGCAGCTATATAA
- a CDS encoding GNAT family N-acetyltransferase: protein MKPINYINIIKETKRLIVRPTREDDFITIRDGLKAQGEQKSKYDDEEIELLEQYTETFCKNNVNSLIQYAKDDKAYMFRVFKNTEGTYIGGVIIKTIQRKNFQWAEIGYWLLNQHWGNGYGSEMVKAAIDVAFNELHFHRVEAHINLDNIASQRTAERSGMKLECIRKDFIYEEDSWTDNMVYVINNTKS from the coding sequence ATGAAACCAATAAATTACATAAACATTATCAAAGAAACCAAGAGACTCATAGTTCGCCCCACAAGAGAAGATGATTTTATAACAATTCGAGATGGTCTTAAAGCACAAGGTGAGCAGAAAAGTAAATATGATGACGAGGAAATTGAACTTTTAGAGCAATATACAGAGACCTTTTGCAAAAATAATGTAAACTCTTTGATACAGTATGCAAAAGATGATAAAGCTTATATGTTTCGAGTGTTTAAAAATACAGAAGGTACATATATTGGTGGAGTTATCATAAAAACTATCCAACGAAAAAATTTTCAGTGGGCAGAAATCGGGTATTGGTTACTTAATCAACATTGGGGAAATGGTTATGGAAGTGAAATGGTAAAGGCAGCAATTGATGTGGCGTTTAATGAACTTCATTTTCATAGGGTTGAGGCGCATATTAATTTAGATAATATTGCTTCTCAAAGGACAGCGGAACGGTCAGGAATGAAACTTGAGTGTATACGTAAAGATTTCATATATGAGGAAGATTCATGGACAGATAATATGGTATATGTTATTAATAATACGAAGTCATAA
- a CDS encoding MarR family winged helix-turn-helix transcriptional regulator yields MQEKKFDLIMQLTRVEWLLHKYHQQNHMNYGPMGDPRKGQGRILRILKLKPEISQKDLSYLLEMRPQSLGELLSKLEKKGYIIRTPSETDRRVMNIKLTKEGDEATESSEQEFSFDNVFECLNDEEQQNLSDYLDRIINTLESQVDDEQWKSGFDPRFGMEHNFPGGFHNGGRPGERGFDPHNEMNHSYGEDPDQQQTRHDKE; encoded by the coding sequence ATGCAAGAAAAGAAATTTGACTTAATTATGCAATTGACACGAGTTGAGTGGTTACTTCATAAATATCATCAACAAAACCATATGAATTATGGACCAATGGGAGATCCGCGTAAAGGTCAGGGAAGAATTTTGAGAATCCTTAAGCTGAAGCCGGAAATCAGTCAAAAAGATTTATCATATTTGCTAGAAATGAGACCGCAATCTCTTGGAGAGCTGCTATCAAAGCTTGAAAAAAAGGGATATATTATTAGGACCCCATCGGAAACTGATCGTCGAGTTATGAATATCAAGCTGACAAAAGAAGGAGATGAAGCAACTGAATCATCTGAGCAGGAATTTAGTTTTGATAATGTATTTGAGTGCTTAAATGATGAGGAGCAACAAAACTTAAGCGATTATTTAGATAGGATCATTAACACACTTGAATCTCAAGTTGATGATGAACAGTGGAAATCAGGTTTTGACCCTCGTTTTGGTATGGAACATAATTTCCCAGGTGGTTTTCATAATGGTGGACGTCCAGGTGAAAGAGGATTTGATCCACATAATGAAATGAACCATAGCTATGGGGAAGATCCTGATCAACAACAGACAAGACATGATAAGGAATAA
- a CDS encoding alpha/beta fold hydrolase — MTYWNTAVCETNGINIYYIRTGGNKTPLILLHGLMTNGECWTDLAHVLEKEYDVIMPDARGHGNSSVPDFGYRYEDHANDVAGLINALRLSQPILLGHSMGGMTAAVVASRKPNLLRGLILADPTFLSPKVQREVRDSDVADQHRRMLNMSLDEVLADARNRHPNRSEETLELFARARLQTSMAAFDVLTPPNPDYRMLVSAIDVPSLIVFGDKGVVSSAVAKELQSLNPRLQAEQIQDAGHSVHLDKPERFAAVVKSFIGSIGTDIDS, encoded by the coding sequence ATGACCTATTGGAACACAGCAGTCTGCGAAACAAACGGAATTAACATATACTACATAAGAACTGGGGGAAACAAAACACCTTTAATTTTGTTACATGGGCTAATGACTAATGGGGAGTGTTGGACAGATTTGGCACATGTTTTGGAGAAAGAATATGATGTAATCATGCCAGATGCTAGGGGACATGGCAATTCCAGTGTACCTGACTTTGGATACCGATATGAAGACCATGCAAACGATGTTGCCGGTTTAATAAATGCCCTAAGACTTTCGCAGCCAATCCTGCTTGGGCATTCCATGGGTGGTATGACTGCAGCGGTGGTGGCAAGCCGTAAACCAAATTTACTCCGTGGTCTGATATTAGCTGATCCAACGTTTTTGAGTCCAAAAGTTCAGCGCGAAGTTCGCGATAGTGATGTGGCCGATCAGCATAGGAGAATGCTCAATATGTCATTGGATGAGGTGTTGGCAGATGCGCGGAATAGACACCCTAATCGATCAGAGGAGACCCTTGAGCTGTTCGCACGGGCACGACTTCAAACAAGCATGGCCGCCTTTGACGTTCTCACGCCACCGAATCCTGACTATAGGATGTTAGTGAGCGCAATTGATGTTCCAAGCCTCATTGTATTTGGCGATAAAGGCGTGGTTTCATCTGCTGTTGCCAAAGAGCTGCAGAGTCTTAATCCAAGACTTCAGGCAGAACAAATCCAGGATGCTGGTCACAGTGTCCACTTAGACAAACCAGAGCGTTTTGCGGCTGTGGTAAAATCTTTCATAGGTTCAATTGGAACAGACATTGATTCATGA
- a CDS encoding MATE family efflux transporter — MENMDQKSLYYLEKAPVPKAIIHMVVPMILSFIATMIYNITDAYFIGKLNNTAMMAAVTLALPFSSVLMALGHLFGVGSGTFVSRLLGEQRVDRAKQVSSVSFWSSILTGVIFMAICLLLLTPILGLLGANGETFTHTRNYILMLVIGSPFIIASISLEEAVRAEGASTASMIGMISGVIINIILNPIFIFVLHMNIMGSALATVLGNLVSVVWYIYYLQKNSSVQSVSMKEFKPSKEIYINIFKVGVSAFLLDGFMVITSLLFNNYSMLYGDNVVAGFGISQRIIQIVDFISMSFAMGAVPLIAYAYSAKNNDRLMEIIKETIVYMLGIILFLSAILFTLKAQVIGIFSIDPKVIDIGKRILFAQLCSTVFAALSGIFTGIFQAFGTGVQSTVMSILRGVIFIPILIFGNVIFAVNGVIWAMTISEGITAVVGIILWFKIREKILNHFFLI; from the coding sequence ATGGAAAATATGGATCAAAAATCACTTTATTATTTGGAAAAAGCACCTGTTCCAAAAGCAATTATACACATGGTAGTTCCAATGATATTAAGCTTTATTGCTACAATGATTTATAATATTACAGACGCTTATTTTATTGGTAAATTGAATAATACGGCAATGATGGCAGCGGTGACACTAGCATTACCATTTTCATCAGTACTGATGGCATTGGGTCATTTGTTTGGTGTGGGATCTGGAACGTTTGTTTCAAGGCTTTTAGGTGAACAAAGGGTTGACAGGGCGAAACAAGTCAGTTCTGTAAGCTTTTGGTCATCAATACTTACAGGTGTCATTTTTATGGCAATATGTCTATTATTATTAACACCAATATTAGGACTTTTGGGAGCCAATGGAGAAACATTTACACATACAAGAAACTATATCTTAATGCTTGTTATAGGATCTCCGTTTATTATCGCCAGCATTTCCCTCGAGGAAGCGGTCAGAGCAGAAGGGGCATCTACAGCTTCCATGATTGGTATGATATCTGGAGTTATAATTAACATCATACTAAATCCTATTTTTATTTTTGTACTTCATATGAATATAATGGGATCAGCACTTGCAACTGTTCTTGGTAATCTGGTTTCTGTTGTGTGGTATATCTACTATCTGCAGAAGAATAGCAGTGTTCAGAGTGTATCAATGAAAGAATTTAAGCCCAGCAAGGAAATATATATAAATATTTTCAAGGTTGGAGTTTCGGCCTTCTTGCTTGATGGATTTATGGTTATTACTAGTTTACTATTCAACAATTATTCCATGCTTTACGGAGACAATGTTGTTGCAGGATTTGGTATTTCTCAAAGAATCATTCAGATTGTTGATTTTATAAGCATGAGCTTTGCCATGGGAGCTGTGCCACTAATTGCATATGCTTATTCAGCAAAAAACAATGATCGATTAATGGAGATTATCAAAGAAACCATAGTATATATGCTGGGCATTATATTATTTTTGTCAGCTATACTCTTTACACTTAAAGCACAGGTAATTGGAATCTTTAGTATTGATCCTAAGGTTATTGACATAGGAAAAAGAATTCTGTTTGCACAACTTTGTTCAACTGTCTTTGCTGCTTTATCTGGAATTTTTACGGGAATATTTCAAGCATTCGGTACTGGTGTTCAATCGACGGTAATGTCTATACTGCGTGGGGTCATATTTATACCTATATTGATATTTGGAAATGTAATATTCGCAGTGAATGGCGTGATTTGGGCTATGACAATTTCAGAAGGAATTACTGCCGTTGTAGGAATTATTCTTTGGTTCAAAATTAGAGAAAAAATTCTAAACCATTTTTTTCTTATTTAA
- a CDS encoding HAD family hydrolase, producing the protein MEKMKLVCFDLDDTLIREIHSVMLPCILNDKEREHSLIQKQEEKGLIDYKTADYLRAELLLDLEESKIAECFLELAKPLKNIKSVVEALHDQNIKCIVITVGPKQVAKVVADIWGFDDYYGSVYEVVEGVFTGKILNYIGAEQKIECLQHFCKSNSIKPEECIAVGDGSTDIPIFEYCGKSIAINSSQRVRKSAMYAVDTEDLTDILKYVF; encoded by the coding sequence ATGGAAAAAATGAAGCTTGTTTGTTTTGATCTGGATGATACTCTCATTAGAGAAATCCATTCTGTTATGCTGCCATGCATTTTGAATGATAAAGAAAGAGAGCACTCTTTAATTCAAAAACAAGAAGAAAAGGGCCTAATTGATTATAAAACGGCAGATTATCTTAGAGCAGAATTACTTTTAGATCTTGAAGAAAGTAAGATAGCTGAATGTTTTTTAGAGCTTGCAAAACCTTTAAAGAATATTAAAAGTGTAGTTGAAGCACTGCATGATCAAAATATTAAATGTATTGTAATTACTGTGGGCCCAAAGCAAGTAGCAAAGGTTGTAGCTGATATTTGGGGATTTGATGATTATTATGGTAGTGTTTATGAAGTAGTTGAAGGAGTATTTACCGGGAAAATTCTTAATTACATTGGGGCTGAACAAAAAATTGAATGCTTACAACACTTTTGCAAAAGTAATAGTATTAAACCTGAAGAATGTATTGCTGTAGGCGATGGATCAACAGATATTCCGATTTTTGAGTACTGCGGTAAATCTATTGCCATAAACAGTTCTCAAAGGGTTCGAAAGAGTGCAATGTATGCAGTTGATACAGAGGACTTAAC
- a CDS encoding VOC family protein: MKRSLMQIYVKGSREAVELYLKAFNATLGFNVKSSDDTFYHSELDICGHTLAVSEANDGMNKRITGNTMQFCLHYGEGNEESVKQAYEVLKEGSQILFPLGPCDFSPLCADFIDKFGVRWCLFV; the protein is encoded by the coding sequence ATGAAAAGGTCATTGATGCAGATTTATGTAAAAGGGAGCAGGGAAGCTGTAGAACTTTATTTAAAAGCTTTCAACGCCACACTTGGCTTTAACGTAAAAAGCTCTGATGACACATTTTATCATTCAGAACTTGATATTTGTGGACATACCCTAGCAGTATCTGAAGCGAATGATGGTATGAACAAAAGAATTACAGGCAACACAATGCAGTTTTGCCTTCATTATGGCGAAGGAAATGAGGAAAGTGTTAAACAGGCTTATGAAGTACTTAAAGAAGGTAGTCAAATTCTATTCCCATTAGGTCCTTGTGATTTTAGTCCATTGTGTGCAGATTTTATTGATAAATTTGGCGTTAGATGGTGCCTTTTTGTATAA
- a CDS encoding nitroreductase family protein, whose translation MVDAIEAIYERRSIRKYLDKEVERDNIMTLLKAAAAAPTAANCQPWEFIVIDDAEKLSEMKEKFTFARYNAPVAIVVCGNMKLAFKGPGQEMWVQDCSAAIENILIAAASIGLGSVWIGVYPIESNVKAVKKILNIPEHVVPLGIVYVGYPAEEKEARTRLNEKRVYWQEYEPSRKHRSKDKPVIGHY comes from the coding sequence ATGGTGGATGCAATAGAAGCAATTTACGAAAGAAGAAGTATAAGAAAATACTTGGATAAAGAAGTTGAAAGAGATAACATTATGACTTTATTGAAGGCTGCTGCAGCTGCACCAACAGCGGCAAATTGTCAGCCATGGGAGTTTATAGTTATTGATGATGCAGAAAAGCTTTCAGAAATGAAAGAGAAATTTACATTTGCTAGATACAATGCGCCTGTTGCTATTGTTGTATGCGGGAATATGAAATTAGCATTTAAAGGTCCAGGTCAGGAAATGTGGGTTCAAGATTGCAGTGCTGCAATAGAGAATATTTTAATTGCCGCAGCAAGTATTGGTCTTGGTTCAGTTTGGATAGGAGTATACCCCATTGAAAGCAATGTAAAAGCAGTTAAAAAAATACTCAATATCCCAGAGCACGTTGTTCCACTGGGAATTGTATATGTTGGATATCCTGCAGAAGAAAAAGAAGCACGAACAAGATTAAATGAAAAAAGAGTATATTGGCAGGAGTATGAGCCTAGCCGTAAGCATAGGTCCAAGGATAAACCAGTTATAGGGCATTATTAG
- a CDS encoding PPC domain-containing DNA-binding protein: MEFESFGSKYIVRLDKGEEIVETLKKFCKEHQIYLGFIRGIGAVNKATIGLFKTQTKQYQTKVLSGDYEITSLLGNISTLDDEVYLHLHINLSDEEYKVYGGHLSSGIISATGEIIIEAMDGKLSREFNEECGINLYKF; the protein is encoded by the coding sequence ATGGAATTTGAAAGTTTTGGAAGTAAGTATATTGTAAGGCTTGATAAAGGAGAAGAAATCGTTGAAACTTTAAAGAAGTTTTGTAAAGAGCATCAAATTTACTTAGGCTTTATAAGAGGAATCGGAGCAGTAAATAAAGCAACAATTGGGTTATTTAAAACTCAAACAAAGCAGTATCAAACGAAAGTACTAAGTGGGGATTATGAAATAACAAGCCTTTTAGGTAACATATCAACTTTGGATGATGAAGTCTATTTGCATTTACACATTAATTTATCGGATGAAGAATATAAAGTTTATGGAGGCCATTTAAGTTCCGGAATAATAAGCGCTACGGGGGAAATCATCATAGAAGCTATGGATGGTAAGTTGAGCAGAGAGTTTAATGAAGAGTGTGGAATAAATCTATATAAGTTTTAA